One region of Plasmodium gaboni strain SY75 chromosome 6, whole genome shotgun sequence genomic DNA includes:
- a CDS encoding putative nascent polypeptide associated complex alpha chain: protein MQDDKINSKDDISSSSSCEENDENKNILNPPNRTKMSKGERRARKMLVKLGLKAIPNVHKVIIKKSQKMVFAVSNVEVYKVEGTDSYVIFGDAKTDDITNSINNFMPENLPKDVDVPVEPEINFEAAEKEEQKVKDLDD, encoded by the exons atgCAAGACGATAAAATCAACTCGAAAGATGATATATCATCAAGTTCCTCTTGTGAAGAgaatgatgaaaataagaatattttaaatcCTCCAAATCGCACAAAAATGAGTAAAGGAGAAAGAAGGGCTAGAAAAATGCTTGTTAAATTAGGTTTAAAAGCTATACCTAATGTACATAAAGtaattataaagaaatcACAAAAAATGGTTTTTGCAGTTTCAAATGTAGAGGTTTATAAAGTTGAGGGAACAGATTCTTATGTTATTTTTGGAGATGCAAAAACTGACGACATAACAAATTCTATTAAca atTTCATGCCTGAAAATCTACCAAAAGATGTTGATGTTCCAGTGGAACCAGAAATTAATTTTGAAGCCGCAGAAAAGGAAGAGCAAAAAGTTAAAGACTTAGATGACG
- a CDS encoding putative signal recognition particle subunit SRP68, whose product MNESSSVENVSSDENMRSEQNEVMNDTNKLSDTDKLNENQLVNIVKIKKESDGYIKKKRNEKISFDIFFYLHQVYQKHGLYNEDISRFLLYINRRRRKIRSKILFNVKKVGKYISKIYECDDMDELFLELLLLDVEACRCRYLEIKTDVNNLKKPYRAKFSYMRRLKKSVHKMNFLIQTINNFVDKNTELQIKCYNSFIQASYLVEKKKYEECLSKTDEFLKFIKLIKRISLNAHAQTNQMKDHQNENDNKCDKQDMNDKRSSLVYEHDSINLQNESYFSNLNNNLMNSEKAIDITFDYFLSVINSCERTCSYNMKKHRLSYINEKLHEDDFKYTHNNDNIIPSIINNNNNTNNNNNNNNNINESYCNNISTSDKNYYNLNIQHVNNDIIINLYNVEYKWVQHNNNNNILKIQNIIKNVKKYIEDDYIYKMNIEYNENNIKDLSNNIQIVLDLFKKYDKENIIKFYGDIYCNYYECLRIIHEELITCANNRNNNNNNNNNNNKNSDSSHNSNNNIDNNNSSGDYNKLKEKIWTLLENYFLAQKLYVDIERTILILMKSLLDLYYTNKESKNFHFNKKKKNFGDLIDDMPILHTGIRYADILKQNIEELRNIENKDIFINILQIIKNLKSFCLAFYYALNKKNTEAHVLFDVIKTRNYIYIKKEHMNNIKSPSLLRISILFNRLQDVISLINEKYYFRHLSIYALQVKNKSSQQNQLFQLDNSLFAPKMKQISLNPLHIDMTQMYRTSYLLGHDQQRGERGSLIRGLLRSFWK is encoded by the coding sequence atgaatgaaTCATCTAGTGTTGAGAACGTTTCGAGTGATGAAAATATGAGAAGTGAACAAAATGAAGTGATGAATGATACTAACAAATTGAGTGATACTGACAAATTGAATGAGAACCAACTTGTGAACATTGTgaagataaaaaaagagagtgatggatatataaaaaagaaaagaaatgaaaaaattagctttgatatatttttttatttacatcAAGTATATCAAAAACATGgattatataatgaagaCATATCTCGATTTCTACTTTATATTAatagaagaagaagaaaaataagaagtaaaatattatttaatgtaAAGAAAGTAggtaaatatatatctaaaatatatgaatgtGATGATATGgatgaattatttttagaattattattattagatgTAGAAGCATGTAGATGTAGATATCTTGAAATAAAAACAGATGTGaataatttgaaaaaaCCTTACAGAGCTAAATTTTCTTATATGAGACGTTTAAAAAAATCTGTTCACAAAATGAATTTTCTTATACaaacaataaataattttgtaGATAAAAATACAGAATTACAAATTAAATGTTACAATTCATTTATTCAAGCATCTTATCTTGttgaaaaaaagaaatatgaAGAATGTTTATCTAAAACAGATGAATTcttaaaatttattaaactaataaaaaggatatCTTTAAATGCTCATGCACAAACGAATCAAATGAAAGATCATCAAAATGagaatgataataaatgtGATAAACAAGATATGAATGATAAGAGAAGTTCACTTGTATATGAACATGATTCTATAAATTTACAAAATGAATCTTATTTTTCgaatttaaataataatctCATGAATTCTGAAAAAGCCATTGATATAACATTTGATTATTTTCTATCTGTAATTAATTCATGTGAACGTACCTgttcatataatatgaagAAACATAGATTaagttatataaatgaaaaattacATGAGGATGATTTTAAATATACtcataataatgataatataataccAAGCATCAtcaacaacaacaacaacaccaacaataataataataataataataatataaatgaatcctattgtaataatatatctacaagtgataaaaattattataatctAAATATTCAACATGTAAATAATgatatcattattaatttatataatgtagAATACAAATGGGTTCAAcacaataataataataatattttgaagatacaaaatattataaaaaatgttaaaaaatatattgaggatgattatatatataaaatgaatatagaatataatgaaaataatattaaagacttatcaaataatatacaaattgTTTTAGACCTCTTCAAAAAGtatgataaagaaaatattataaaattttatgGAGACATATattgtaattattatgaGTGCTTACGAATTATACACGAAGAATTAATTACCTGTGCAAACAACAgaaacaataataataataataataataataataataaaaatagtgACAGTAGTCACAATAGTAACAAcaatattgataataataattctagtggtgattataataaactcaaagaaaaaatttgGACCCTACtagaaaattattttctgGCACAAAAACTTTATGTAGATATCGAACGAACTATTCTAATACTAATGAAAAGCTTGTTagatttatattatacaaataaggaatcaaaaaattttcattttaataagaagaaaaaaaattttggAGATCTAATAGATGATATGCCAATATTACATACAGGTATTAGGTATGCagatatattaaaacaaaatattgaagaattaagaaatatagaaaataaagatatttttattaatatattacaaattattaaaaatttaaaatcattttgtttagctttttattatgcattaaataaaaaaaatactgAAGCACATGTATTATTTGATGTTATCAAAAcaagaaattatatatatattaaaaaagaacatatgaataatattaaatcTCCATCTCTTTTAAGAATATCTATTCTATTTAATAGATTACAAGATGTAATTTCTTTaattaatgaaaaatattattttagACATCTATCAATATATGCATTACAagttaaaaataaatcatcTCAACAAAACCAATTGTTTCAATTAGATAATTCTCTATTCGCTCCAAAAATGAAACAAATATCTTTAAATCCTTTACATATAGATATGACTCAAATGTATCGTACATCTTACTTATTAGGACATGACCAACAAAGAGGAGAAAGAGGTTCATTAATAAGGGGATTATTACGTTCATTCtggaaataa